The Chitinivibrionia bacterium genomic sequence CATAGCGCGAATTTCCTTTCGTTATTTTTTCTCCATTTTGACTATTTCAAAAAGCCAAGCTCTAATTTTATTGTTTGCATATTGAGTGTTGCTGTGCGATGGCGATTGATTTGTTCAGTTTATCAATAAACCATTGCTTGTCGGGCAAAACCGTCAGATATTGCGCTACTTTTATGTTCTCTTCGCCCAATAATAACAACTCAATGTGGTCGGAGTTTCCTTCACTGCAAAGTAGTAAACCAATGGGTGAGTTTTCGTGCGGTTGTTTCTCGTATTTTTGCAAATATTTCAAATACAATTCCATTTGCCCTTTGTATTCGGGCTTAAATTTTCCAAGTTTCAAGTCAATCGCAACTAAACGATTTAGCTTACGGTGATAAAAAAGCAAATCAAGATAATAGTCAACACTGTCAATAGACAAGCGTTTTTGCCGCTCCATAAATGCGAAGCCCTGCCCTAATTCCAAAATAAAATTTTCTAATTGATAAAGAATGGCATTTTCAAGGTCTTTTTCAGAAAAAAATCCGTTTAATCCCAGAAAATCAAGAATGTATGTGTTCTTGAATACTAAATCGGGACTTAAATTAGCGTTGTTTACATTTTGCAATGTTTTTTTTATCGTTTCATCGGGCTGTGCGGCAATAACAGTTCGCTCAAAAAGCATAGCGTCTTCTTTTTGCCGCAGGGTTCTTATGCTCCAGTTTTCAAGCGCGCACATTTGTTGATAAAACAACCTTTTAACAGGATTTTCAATGCCGACAAATTCTATAAAGTGGCTCCAAGTTAAAGTTTGCGACAGTGTCGCAAACTTTTCTTTATCGTATGCTTGCGCTACTTTTATCATTC encodes the following:
- a CDS encoding PDDEXK nuclease domain-containing protein; this encodes MPQKIEIALKADLCEYSKLLLGIEKLIENTSKNAAIYLNVEISRTYWAIGNYIISEIKYEPYSKHGQEILATLSQELTQKYGKGYSYSALTRMIKVAQAYDKEKFATLSQTLTWSHFIEFVGIENPVKRLFYQQMCALENWSIRTLRQKEDAMLFERTVIAAQPDETIKKTLQNVNNANLSPDLVFKNTYILDFLGLNGFFSEKDLENAILYQLENFILELGQGFAFMERQKRLSIDSVDYYLDLLFYHRKLNRLVAIDLKLGKFKPEYKGQMELYLKYLQKYEKQPHENSPIGLLLCSEGNSDHIELLLLGEENIKVAQYLTVLPDKQWFIDKLNKSIAIAQQHSICKQ